One window of Deinococcus depolymerans genomic DNA carries:
- a CDS encoding DUF4384 domain-containing protein, translating into MKSTLTALLALGTVAQISTASAAPKISAQSIIVNPTTPDLNVSVRVDKDASGAQNPSYRIGEKITLAATVNQDAYVYLFNVNPDGSVDQILPNRLSGENFVKAGTTKSFPAPGDNFTYSVDGPVGQNKVLALASLTPLNLDQISSFKTTQDQFATVSARGQDGLAQALSIVVTPLPQNSWVSDTAFYTVAAQNPVTTGSLFVGTNVSGASVILNGQRLGGANVTYSNLRAGTYPVRVQAPGYTDYTTTVTIRAGATTNVNVEFAQAFTPAPAPVSSGNTVLDFIGTLLGAITNTQMQDPARSAYDRKVSDLQGQGYALQQTRQTNTGFVGTLVKGGSTVTLTVDRGANRTVRVNLSETTTYRY; encoded by the coding sequence ATGAAATCAACCCTGACTGCCCTGCTGGCCCTCGGTACCGTCGCCCAGATCAGCACTGCCTCCGCCGCGCCGAAGATCAGCGCGCAGAGCATCATCGTGAACCCCACCACGCCGGACCTGAACGTCAGCGTCCGCGTGGACAAGGACGCCAGCGGCGCCCAGAACCCCTCCTACCGCATCGGCGAGAAGATCACCCTGGCCGCCACCGTCAACCAGGACGCGTACGTGTACCTGTTCAACGTGAACCCCGACGGCAGCGTCGACCAGATCCTCCCGAACCGCCTGAGCGGCGAGAACTTCGTGAAGGCCGGCACCACCAAGAGCTTCCCCGCGCCCGGTGACAACTTCACGTACAGCGTCGACGGTCCCGTCGGGCAGAACAAGGTCCTGGCGCTCGCCAGCCTCACCCCGCTGAACCTCGATCAGATCAGCTCCTTCAAGACCACCCAGGACCAGTTCGCCACCGTGAGTGCCCGCGGTCAGGACGGCCTGGCGCAGGCGCTGAGCATCGTCGTGACCCCCCTGCCGCAGAACAGCTGGGTGAGCGACACGGCCTTCTACACCGTCGCCGCGCAGAATCCCGTCACGACCGGCAGTCTGTTCGTCGGCACGAACGTCTCGGGTGCCAGCGTCATCCTGAACGGCCAGCGTCTGGGCGGCGCGAACGTCACGTACAGCAACCTCCGTGCCGGCACGTACCCCGTGCGGGTTCAGGCGCCCGGGTACACGGACTACACGACGACCGTCACCATCCGCGCCGGCGCGACGACCAACGTGAACGTGGAGTTCGCGCAGGCCTTCACGCCCGCCCCGGCGCCCGTCAGCAGCGGCAACACCGTGCTGGACTTCATCGGCACGCTGCTGGGCGCCATCACGAACACCCAGATGCAGGACCCCGCCCGCAGCGCCTACGACCGCAAGGTCAGTGACCTGCAGGGCCAGGGTTACGCCCTGCAGCAGACCCGCCAGACGAACACCGGCTTCGTGGGGACGCTCGTCAAGGGCGGCAGCACCGTCACCCTGACCGTGGACCGCGGCGCGAACCGGACCGTGCGCGTGAACCTCAGCGAGACCACCACCTACCGTTACTGA
- a CDS encoding DUF99 family protein translates to MFAHAIGFDDAPFAHGWRGDVPVVGTVYARTTLHAVVSGLVRRDGRNSTAELTRLVNRSPDHLQLILLQGIALAGFNVVDIHALHAQTGRPVLVVARREPDLPRIREALLTRVPGGQRKWALIEAAGPMEPCGPVFVQRAGLTFPQAQEALRTFTVTGKVPEPLRAAHLIAGGVTRGHSAGQRA, encoded by the coding sequence GTGTTCGCTCACGCCATCGGGTTCGATGACGCGCCCTTCGCGCACGGCTGGCGGGGCGACGTGCCGGTCGTCGGGACGGTGTACGCCCGCACCACCCTGCACGCCGTCGTCAGTGGCCTGGTGCGGCGCGACGGGCGCAACAGCACCGCCGAACTGACCCGGCTGGTGAACCGCTCGCCCGATCACCTTCAGCTGATCCTGCTTCAGGGCATCGCGCTGGCGGGCTTCAACGTGGTCGATATTCACGCGCTGCACGCGCAGACGGGCCGGCCGGTGCTGGTCGTGGCCCGGCGAGAGCCGGACCTGCCCCGCATCCGCGAGGCCCTGCTGACGCGCGTGCCCGGCGGCCAGCGCAAGTGGGCGCTGATCGAGGCGGCCGGCCCGATGGAGCCGTGCGGGCCGGTGTTCGTGCAGCGCGCCGGCCTCACGTTCCCGCAGGCGCAGGAGGCGCTGCGGACCTTCACGGTCACCGGGAAGGTGCCCGAACCGCTGCGGGCCGCGCACCTGATCGCGGGCGGTGTCACGCGCGGCCACAGCGCCGGGCAGCGCGCCTGA